tgtgtgtgtgtgtttgtgtgtgtgcaggagtgtttCTGCGGCAGCTCGGTCTGTGTCCCCGAGATCGAGGGTGTGCTGTGGCTAAAGGACGATGGGAAAAAGTCCTGGAAGAAACGCTACTTCCTGCTGCGTGCATCCGGCATCTACTTTGTGCCTAAGGGCAAGGCCAAGGTCAGGTTCTCAGAGATACACAGtgagggtgcctgtgtgtgcgtgcctgtgtgtacgtgtgtctgtgcctgtgtgtgcctgtgtctgtgtctgtgtgtgtgtgtgtgtgtgtgtgcctgtgcctgtgtgtgcgtgcatgtgtctgtgtgtgcatgccgtgcatgtgtctgtgtgcctgtgtctgtgtgtgcatgccgtgcatgtgtctgtgtgtgtgtgcctgtgtgtgtatgcctgtgtctgcgtgtgcatgtgtgtgtgttaatgttgtACTTGGCAGTTTTCCCTCATGTCTTTGAGCCATGTGCGCCCTCCTCTGAGGCATTTCCTGTTTGTGCTGGTGATGACGGATCGTTTCCTGTCGCGCTGCATCACTGTCATTGACCCCTGACCTTGTGTGGACGACACGACAGATTAGAGGAGCTGACTAGAGGAAGATGCAGTAGTCTAGCTTAGCACCaccctgtcactctctctttacacacacacacacacacacacacacacacacacacacacacaggcgcgcctgcaggtgtacgtccgtacgcactatgcgtaccatcaggctactcaacaacgagagaaaacttcccttgtgtgtgtgtaatgtgtatcacaccaaattggcccaccataccttcccaactatgcacagtatcccattagctgcatgccatccggttatttacaattttctatcacgtaaagttagtgaacacgttatcaaaattaacgcgcacacattttgtttgagcaggagacggaatacacacgcaggcacgcaactaggctacttgttgttttcttttacccGGCTatctatatggttatcagcacacaatgttgagctaattcactaactcaataggTTACTCAACACGGATATCataagtttaaacaacgaaaacagaaaggatggaggcagcaaagctagaggagttatttcagatgggcaagaacaaggtaggcaattggtgtgcttgtcagaacgagactgcattacagctgtttaaagccagacgtcacggtacgctagaacaaaactaaaggtaacttaacctatagggctgtatcaagttgtccaaatgaataggtcattgtagatgttgttgttgtattattgcatgtggatattgttatgctatgtaggctacttttttgcaatgcacggacctaaaaccgggaaatggacaaatattgtccacgcgtgttttttttgcgggggtgggaggggggggggggggggtgaagggtgtgcgtaccatagcattaattcctgcaggcgcccctgcacacacacacacacacagaagcagtaGTCTAGCTCAGCTCAGCACCACCCTGTCACTCCCTTTAAACTGGTGCTTTTTAACAGTCTTGGCAACAGCTCCCCCTGCTGGTGGTATAGAGCCACCCAGTGTGCAGAGTTTGATTTGCTGCTATGCATGCAAAATGCcagtgttaaagtgtgtgtgtgtgtgtgtgtgtctccatagGCTTCCAGGGATTTGGTGTGTTTCCTGCAACTGGACCATGTGAATGTGTACTACGGCCAGGACTACCGCAGCAAATACAAGGCTCCGACTGACTACTGCTTGGCCCTGAAGGTAAACAGTCCCACCGAATGATCTCTGTATGctccagcctgtgtgtgtgtgtctgtgtctgagtgggAACCAccagtgcgtgcgtgcgtgcgtgcgtgcgtgcgtgcgtgcgtgcgtgcgtgcgtgcgtgcgtgcgtgcgtgcgtgtgtgcgtgcgtgtgtgtgtgtaatgtatggtgGTGAACTGGTGCTGAGAGGGGTGAAGAGCATCGGGGGAAGGAAGCCATAACACACAGATCTCACCAGCACGCCTGCCGTAAATACATATGGTTGGTTTCTAATATGATACGGCCGCTTATCATTCCAAAGATGGACCTTCCTTCATGTGATTTAGCAACAGATCAAATTTCATGTCACGCAAGCTGAGAAATATAAATAGCATTATGTTCcccataaatataaatattggcTGCCTGCAAAGGGTGGTGCTCAGCATACAGAacagatataaacacacacacacacacacacacacacacacacacacacacacacacacacacacacacacacacacacacacacacacacacacacacacacacacattaccctaTTACAATAGATGTGTTCTCTAAGTGGCTCCAGTCCCCAGAGTGTGTGACAGGGCCTTAATGACATTACTTCACCATCCCAACCATCACTAAGGACAGCTCGTATATCAGAGCCATCTGCAAGGCGGCTGCCGTGTCGTCCGTGGCACTGCCCGACTATAAATACCACTTTCCATCAGGACCCCCCTCACCCCGAGAGGAGACAGGGCCTCATAGAAAGTGAATGATGTCTTCCTGTGGAAGTGCCTCTTAAAGCAGGCTTCACGCTGCAAAGAGTCTGGGCTTTTATAGGGGGCATCGGGGTGAGGAGTGGGGAGGGGCGGCCAGAATCGCAGCTGGTGGTCATCTTAAGAAATCCATTAGAAGTGATCATGATCATGGGTCCAGAAAAGTGTTTAATTCAATCGAAGTGGCCTAGATGAAATCCACAGTGCATACTCCGGGCTGTCTGGCTCTCTATTTTAAACCACACCTCAGATCCTGCTGCAGCAGATTAGGCCAACACAAAGTGAACGCCGACTCCTAAAATGATGTGAATCTCATGTCAGGTCGTCTGGCATTATTATTAGGTTAGCTAGCGCCATTGTTCTGCTGCATGAATATGGTAATGGCTTTTCTCTGGGGATCATCTTTGTTATGGCACTTCTTGGTTGAGCTGAGCCTTTGTATTCTGCCACAGCCCTTCTCAGCCCACCCCCGTTTTAAAGCTGAGGCACATTCAAAACATGACAGTACAGTAGTGATTCTCCCCAGTGCTGTATTAGCCTGTAGAAGAAGAGCCCTGCTGCAGTGTGCTCTCGGATGCAGCACTGGGCTGGTGCTGCCACCTGGTGGTGAATGGATCTAGTGTCATGGCTTAGGTGATGGTTGATAAATAAAAGTGGTGAAATAGATTTAGTTACATATCATAACTTAAGTATTTGGTACATATGTTTAGATATATTCTGGTTGTATATAGCCACTTCACTGACAAGAGACACCAAGAGAGTCCTAATCTGGTTTTAAAATTTTAGGTCAGTCAGGTGCTACAAGAATATGATCAGATTTATCAACATTCATCATAAAGGCTGCACAATGAAGCGATTTTTAATTGAAATCACAATTTGGACTGATACAATTACCTGATCGCAAAGGCTGCGATTAATCATGCAGCTCAAAGCTTGACTTTCAAAATTATATTGCAGATCAAAACGCAGTTGCAATCTGTCTGAATAATCACAACTGGATAttctcccctccacctcctacAGCCCTATTCATCATGATGTCTCTTGTGGTCACAGTAAGTGTTCATGCTAACCTCCTCTGCCCTTGTTTCCCAGCACCCCCAAATTCAGAAGAAATCTCAGTACATCAAGTACCTGTGCTGTGATGATGTCAGAACCCTCCACCAATGGGTCAACGGAATACGTATCGCTAAGGTAACTGACCTGACCCATTTAGCCTACACATATCTGACAGACTGTTTATGTTTGCTATCTACGATGAGGTATTTACTTAACTCTGTTATCGACTCTTTAgaatctcactttctctctctctctctgcatgtgtctgtgtttggctGAGCAGTACGGGAAACAGCTGTATATGAACTACCAGGAGGCCATGAAGCGCACAGAGGCGGCGTACGACTGGGCCTCCCTGTCCAGCTCCAGTATCAGATCAGCCTGCAGCTCCGCCAGCATCCCAGGTGAGTTGTGAgttgggggcagctgtggcctactggttagcacttcggacctgtaaccggagggttgccggttcgaaccccgaccagtaggcaaggctgaagtgcccttgagcaaggcacctaacccttcactgcttcccgagcgccgctgttgttgcaggcagctcactgcgccgggattagtgtgtgcttcacctcactgtgtgttcactgtgtgctgagtgtgtttcactaattcacggattgggataaatgcagagaccaaatttccctcacgggatcaaaacagtatatatacttatacttatacttatacttgagtCGTAAGCCACTGGTATCAGTTGTGAGTCGTGGGCCACTGGTATCAGTTGTGAGTCGTGAGTCGTAAGCCAGTAGTATCATCTCAAAACAGAGCAACACGTTTCCTGTTGGGTAGCTGCTGGGTCTAATTCCAAGACAGTTttacacacataacacatgtaGTGCAAGAACTGCTGTGTGTTCAGGGGGACAAGCTGGCCCCCCGTCCCGTTCCAACTGGGCCTTCCAGTCCTGTTGCAGCCAATCCTAACTGCAGGCGAGCGACTGACTGTTGTGTAGCATTGAATGCTCTCTGTTCACACTGAATCTGTTAAATATGCCGCTCTATTCACACTGAATCTGTTAAATATGCCATTTCTTGTATCATTTCTTATTCAAAACAACAATATATAGAAATGCACAGTTGTGTCGCATTCAGCTAGGAAAACAATGTCATTAAAGTGATTTTGTCACTCGTTTACGTCACATGCAAATCAGGACACGGTGATAGAAAGTGAAGCGTCTCAGGTCATAGTACACAAGACCGGCGTACTCACATGAAAGTCTCAGATCATAGTACACAAGACCAGCGTACTCACATGAAAGTCTCAGGTCATAGTACACAAGACCAGCGTACTCACATGAAAGTCTCAGGTAGTACACAAGACCAGCGTACTCACATGATATCTTTTTGTTCTCGTTTCTGTTTCAGAATCGCACTCAAACCACTCAAGTGTGACAGACAGCGGCCTGTCTGACGGCACTTCGTCCAGCCATGCCCGCTCCCAGAGCGTGGTCAGCTCCATCTTCTCCGAGGCCTGGAAGAGAGGCACCCAGATGGAGGAGAACAGCCGGGTGAGTAGCccacgctccctccctccctccctccctccctccctatgATCATATCCCGATTTCAGAACCCCGGATAAGCCCTTATCCCACTTTTGGGATACTGTTCCATGGATACACCGTATTCCAAACAGCAGCTGTCTGCATACATAGAATGTAATAACTGGGCACTGAGACACTAGTATTCATCATGTATACAGGGATATTAATAACCAGGTATCTCTGTGCTCATGTAAACACCATAtcctgaatatgatcaaaattgGGATAAGTTATCGAGATAAGAACTAGGACACTGAAATGCATGCAAATGCAGTGGGATAAGTGAATGAGTGATTAGGAACTGTGGCTACTGTGCCCCTTCCCTTCCTCACTGTGGCCAGACCTCATGAAGATTAGTTAAGAGTGTGGAGAACAGGCAGGGAGAGGTGCAGAACAGGCAGTGCTTGGGTTTGTCAGGAGGAGGGCAGTCAGTTTAACCCTAAAGGACTTGATGGTAGTTCTTGAGACGTCTTTAAGGCACAcaaggtgtgttgtgtgtgtgtgtgtgtgtgtgtgtgtgtgtgttttttaaacaaGGGTCTGAATTGGTTCTGTGTTCTTTTCCAGAGGTCCGAGTCGAGCCGAGCGTCCAGCATCTCCCACACCTCTCACACATCCCACAGCTCTCACTCCCACCACCAGAGTTCACACCCTCCACctgccccccacacaccccagccCCCTCCGcaaaccccccacacaccccagccCCATCCACctgccccccacacaccccagccCCATCCAcccgccccccacacaccccagccCCATCCACCTGCCCCTCAGGTGCCCCAACCTCAGACTGTGCCCCAGCCGCCACCCGTCTCCCACATGCCCAAACCACCACCTACCCATCACATTCCTCAACCTCCACCTGCCCCCTACGTGCCCCAACCACCACCTGTGCTCCAAAGCCATCAGCCTCCACCTACCCCACACATCCCTCAACCTCCACCTGCCCCCCACACCCCTCAACCTCCACCTGCCCCCCACACCCCTCAACCTCCACCTGCCTCCCATTTGCCTCCAGCTCCACCTGCCCCCCAAGCGCCCCAACCTCCACCTGCCCCACATGTGCCCCAACCTCCACCTGCCCCCCAGGCACCCCAACCTCCACCTGCTCCACCTGTCGCTCCAACTCCCCCTCAGACACCACCCACTGCATATGTCCCTCCACTGCCACCTACCCCTCAAATCCTtcagcctcctcctccacctctccccacCCTGAGCCCAGCTCCACCCGTGACCCCGGTGGCATGTGtgccctctccacctcctccacctcctcctcctccacctcctccacctcctcctcctcctctcccacctcCCCCCGTGTGCAGCCCCCCCCCGTCGGTGTCCGGCGCCCCcctgcaccaccaccactccagcAACCCCACGGTCTTCGCCAAGTACAGCACCATCACGCGCCTGCAGCAGAAAGACAAGCCCCTCCTCCCCGCCCAGGTGCCAAGCCCACCTCCGCAAGCGGCCAAGCCACAGCCCGGCAAGGACAACGGCGCCTGGCCACCGCcggacaccaccaccaccaccacccctcctcctccacctcctccgcctcctcctccaccacccccaccgGCCAGTCTGCCCACTCCAGGCTCGGCCATGGCGACGCTGAGGCGCGGACCGGCCGCTGGAGCTGCAGTgcctcatcctcctccaccGCCGCTGTCGTCGCTGCACAGTAACGGcttccctccaccccctccgtCCCCCGGTCTCCCGGTGGCGCACGTCCCGCCCAAGCCCTCCAACGGCTTCCAGAGGTTTCCATCTCCGCCGCCGCCTGACCTCTCGCCCTCGCCCCCTCCCCAGCTCCTGACGCAGTCcgcgcctcctcctccacctcctcctccacctccccctcccgCACCTCCTGCTCCCCCACTGCCCCCACAGCAGCCCCAtgctcacaccacaccaccccctcctcctcctcctccaccacctcctccacctccagctTCTCTCCAGCAGGTCTTTCCCCCCTCCGCTCCACCCAAAACCTTCCCCTTCCAGATGGGCCGTAAGCCTCCTGGGATGGTGGTGCTTCCTACTGCGGTGGCTCctggccctcctcctcctccccctcctccacctcctcctggaCCGCTGGCATCGGTCCCCGCGAAGACCcagccaccccccaccctccccaaaCAGCACAGCATCGGCAGGGCAGCCGCCTCCTCTCTGGTCAAGCAACTGGCCAGTCAGTTCCCGGGTGCGGCCGCCACCAATCACGTGGACAGTGCCAAGGCGCCGCAGTCGCCCCCTACGGTCAAGGCCAAGCCCAAGtggcagagaggaggagtgcaGACCAAGTCGCCAGAGTTCCCTCCACCGCCTCCCGATAACAGCCTGGGTTTCCCCCCAGCTCCCggtcctcctccacccccacctccccctcctcctccaccagcgcctgggcctgggcctgggTTTGGACCGggcctgcctcctcctccaccagcgCCTGGGCCTGGGCGTGGGTTTGGACCGggcctgcctcctcctccaccagcgCCAGcgcctgggcctgggcctgggTTTGGACCGggcctgcctcctcctccaccccttcCTCCAGCAACCCCCCCCAAATCTGGGGGCTCGCCCATGAAGAAATCGCCGACGGGCGCCGCCAAGAAACCACCGCCGACTCCCCAGCGTAACTCCAGCTTCAAGGCCGACTCGTCTGCGGAGTACAACGAGGCGCGAGCGCGGCTGGAGAACCTGGTCGGCCGTCAGGGTTCCGGCTCCTCGGGGtcggccgccgccgccgctggcCCCCCCGCGCCACCCAAACCGGGGAAGCTCAACCTGGGCCACCTGCCCCCGGCGCTGCAGGCCAAAGTGGGGAAAGTGGTGACCGACTTCCCCTCTCCACCGCCCCTGGACAACGACTCGTCCTTCCCCCCTCCGCCGATGGACAACGACCTGCCACCGCCGCCGCCTCTGCCCGCCGACCTTCACGGCAGCGCATCGCGAGTCGCCGTGGTC
The Alosa sapidissima isolate fAloSap1 chromosome 23, fAloSap1.pri, whole genome shotgun sequence genome window above contains:
- the raph1b gene encoding ras-associated and pleckstrin homology domains-containing protein 1b isoform X2; translation: MEQVSDDELDHAAEEDSDKEDQDLDKMFGAWLGELDKLTQVGPADPSLQSLDDGRPQKIQNAPLRQETNLANFSYRFSMYNINEALNQGEPVDLDALMADLCTIENELSTIGKPGSSRASSTRQKAGGRGVGIAVATTGSGGGGGGGSSGGSTSSSTRASPAGSVRQGRPLASNLSLDDITAQLEKASLSMDEAARQTSSTTSSCSSSSSCSSSTTATNATAATRRPSASSLPPQQPPPQHRRTGSVGGGSEQGGRSAGHSSRSSASASSMDSLDMEKGPRGGPEKDEAPGAPTSQGTPGQSSTEHASQRRANGRPARGVSRRHLDFTSQNGEVDLLDLGTHSYLDKETSLILKSIAGKPSHLLTKEEQAAKLKAEKIRVALEKIKEAQVKKLVIRVHLSDESSKTMMVDERQTVRQVLDSLLDKSHCGYSPDWALVETIPELQMERIFEDHENLVENLLNWTRDSQNKLMFIERIEKYALFKNPQNYLLGRKETSEMADRNKEALLEECFCGSSVCVPEIEGVLWLKDDGKKSWKKRYFLLRASGIYFVPKGKAKASRDLVCFLQLDHVNVYYGQDYRSKYKAPTDYCLALKHPQIQKKSQYIKYLCCDDVRTLHQWVNGIRIAKYGKQLYMNYQEAMKRTEAAYDWASLSSSSIRSACSSASIPESHSNHSSVTDSGLSDGTSSSHARSQSVVSSIFSEAWKRGTQMEENSRRSESSRASSISHTSHTSHSSHSHHQSSHPPPAPHTPQPPPQTPHTPQPHPPAPHTPQPHPPAPHTPQPHPPAPQVPQPQTVPQPPPVSHMPKPPPTHHIPQPPPAPYVPQPPPVLQSHQPPPTPHIPQPPPAPHTPQPPPAPHTPQPPPASHLPPAPPAPQAPQPPPAPHVPQPPPAPQAPQPPPAPPVAPTPPQTPPTAYVPPLPPTPQILQPPPPPLPTLSPAPPVTPVACVPSPPPPPPPPPPPPPPPPPLPPPPVCSPPPSVSGAPLHHHHSSNPTVFAKYSTITRLQQKDKPLLPAQVPSPPPQAAKPQPGKDNGAWPPPDTTTTTTPPPPPPPPPPPPPPPASLPTPGSAMATLRRGPAAGAAVPHPPPPPLSSLHSNGFPPPPPSPGLPVAHVPPKPSNGFQRFPSPPPPDLSPSPPPQLLTQSAPPPPPPPPPPPPAPPAPPLPPQQPHAHTTPPPPPPPPPPPPPPASLQQVFPPSAPPKTFPFQMGRKPPGMVVLPTAVAPGPPPPPPPPPPPGPLASVPAKTQPPPTLPKQHSIGRAAASSLVKQLASQFPGAAATNHVDSAKAPQSPPTVKAKPKWQRGGVQTKSPEFPPPPPDNSLGFPPAPGPPPPPPPPPPPPAPGPGPGFGPGLPPPPPAPGPGRGFGPGLPPPPPAPAPGPGPGFGPGLPPPPPLPPATPPKSGGSPMKKSPTGAAKKPPPTPQRNSSFKADSSAEYNEARARLENLVGRQGSGSSGSAAAAAGPPAPPKPGKLNLGHLPPALQAKVGKVVTDFPSPPPLDNDSSFPPPPMDNDLPPPPPLPADLHGSASRVAVVNPQPQSSSSSSSSGGGNIWSAGRASLKKTPPPTLARRSNGAIPTAMEVHRPMSPPTSPKGQPNFMEDLHRTLRRKSGSRQGSFGSSSGGEPAITTTMDDMALPPPPPELLLDQQANGSNGGGYASGNISGYATLRRGPPPAPPKRDNGTKLTN
- the raph1b gene encoding ras-associated and pleckstrin homology domains-containing protein 1b isoform X1, whose protein sequence is MEQVSDDELDHAAEEDSDKEDQDLDKMFGAWLGELDKLTQVGPADPSLQSLDDGRPQKIQNAPLRQETNLANFSYRFSMYNINEALNQGEPVDLDALMADLCTIENELSTIGKPGSSRASSTRQKAGGRGVGIAVATTGSGGGGGGGSSGGSTSSSTRASPAGSVRQGRPLASNLSLDDITAQLEKASLSMDEAARQTSSTTSSCSSSSSCSSSTTATNATAATRRPSASSLPPQQPPPQHRRTGSVGGGSEQGGRSAGHSSRSSASASSMDSLDMEKGPRGGPEKDEAPGAPTSQGTPGQSSTEPPARIITQHASQRRANGRPARGVSRRHLDFTSQNGEVDLLDLGTHSYLDKETSLILKSIAGKPSHLLTKEEQAAKLKAEKIRVALEKIKEAQVKKLVIRVHLSDESSKTMMVDERQTVRQVLDSLLDKSHCGYSPDWALVETIPELQMERIFEDHENLVENLLNWTRDSQNKLMFIERIEKYALFKNPQNYLLGRKETSEMADRNKEALLEECFCGSSVCVPEIEGVLWLKDDGKKSWKKRYFLLRASGIYFVPKGKAKASRDLVCFLQLDHVNVYYGQDYRSKYKAPTDYCLALKHPQIQKKSQYIKYLCCDDVRTLHQWVNGIRIAKYGKQLYMNYQEAMKRTEAAYDWASLSSSSIRSACSSASIPESHSNHSSVTDSGLSDGTSSSHARSQSVVSSIFSEAWKRGTQMEENSRRSESSRASSISHTSHTSHSSHSHHQSSHPPPAPHTPQPPPQTPHTPQPHPPAPHTPQPHPPAPHTPQPHPPAPQVPQPQTVPQPPPVSHMPKPPPTHHIPQPPPAPYVPQPPPVLQSHQPPPTPHIPQPPPAPHTPQPPPAPHTPQPPPASHLPPAPPAPQAPQPPPAPHVPQPPPAPQAPQPPPAPPVAPTPPQTPPTAYVPPLPPTPQILQPPPPPLPTLSPAPPVTPVACVPSPPPPPPPPPPPPPPPPPLPPPPVCSPPPSVSGAPLHHHHSSNPTVFAKYSTITRLQQKDKPLLPAQVPSPPPQAAKPQPGKDNGAWPPPDTTTTTTPPPPPPPPPPPPPPPASLPTPGSAMATLRRGPAAGAAVPHPPPPPLSSLHSNGFPPPPPSPGLPVAHVPPKPSNGFQRFPSPPPPDLSPSPPPQLLTQSAPPPPPPPPPPPPAPPAPPLPPQQPHAHTTPPPPPPPPPPPPPPASLQQVFPPSAPPKTFPFQMGRKPPGMVVLPTAVAPGPPPPPPPPPPPGPLASVPAKTQPPPTLPKQHSIGRAAASSLVKQLASQFPGAAATNHVDSAKAPQSPPTVKAKPKWQRGGVQTKSPEFPPPPPDNSLGFPPAPGPPPPPPPPPPPPAPGPGPGFGPGLPPPPPAPGPGRGFGPGLPPPPPAPAPGPGPGFGPGLPPPPPLPPATPPKSGGSPMKKSPTGAAKKPPPTPQRNSSFKADSSAEYNEARARLENLVGRQGSGSSGSAAAAAGPPAPPKPGKLNLGHLPPALQAKVGKVVTDFPSPPPLDNDSSFPPPPMDNDLPPPPPLPADLHGSASRVAVVNPQPQSSSSSSSSGGGNIWSAGRASLKKTPPPTLARRSNGAIPTAMEVHRPMSPPTSPKGQPNFMEDLHRTLRRKSGSRQGSFGSSSGGEPAITTTMDDMALPPPPPELLLDQQANGSNGGGYASGNISGYATLRRGPPPAPPKRDNGTKLTN
- the raph1b gene encoding ras-associated and pleckstrin homology domains-containing protein 1b isoform X3 gives rise to the protein MEQVSDDELDHAAEEDSDKEDQDLDKMFGAWLGELDKLTQSLDDGRPQKIQNAPLRQETNLANFSYRFSMYNINEALNQGEPVDLDALMADLCTIENELSTIGKPGSSRASSTRQKAGGRGVGIAVATTGSGGGGGGGSSGGSTSSSTRASPAGSVRQGRPLASNLSLDDITAQLEKASLSMDEAARQTSSTTSSCSSSSSCSSSTTATNATAATRRPSASSLPPQQPPPQHRRTGSVGGGSEQGGRSAGHSSRSSASASSMDSLDMEKGPRGGPEKDEAPGAPTSQGTPGQSSTEPPARIITQHASQRRANGRPARGVSRRHLDFTSQNGEVDLLDLGTHSYLDKETSLILKSIAGKPSHLLTKEEQAAKLKAEKIRVALEKIKEAQVKKLVIRVHLSDESSKTMMVDERQTVRQVLDSLLDKSHCGYSPDWALVETIPELQMERIFEDHENLVENLLNWTRDSQNKLMFIERIEKYALFKNPQNYLLGRKETSEMADRNKEALLEECFCGSSVCVPEIEGVLWLKDDGKKSWKKRYFLLRASGIYFVPKGKAKASRDLVCFLQLDHVNVYYGQDYRSKYKAPTDYCLALKHPQIQKKSQYIKYLCCDDVRTLHQWVNGIRIAKYGKQLYMNYQEAMKRTEAAYDWASLSSSSIRSACSSASIPESHSNHSSVTDSGLSDGTSSSHARSQSVVSSIFSEAWKRGTQMEENSRRSESSRASSISHTSHTSHSSHSHHQSSHPPPAPHTPQPPPQTPHTPQPHPPAPHTPQPHPPAPHTPQPHPPAPQVPQPQTVPQPPPVSHMPKPPPTHHIPQPPPAPYVPQPPPVLQSHQPPPTPHIPQPPPAPHTPQPPPAPHTPQPPPASHLPPAPPAPQAPQPPPAPHVPQPPPAPQAPQPPPAPPVAPTPPQTPPTAYVPPLPPTPQILQPPPPPLPTLSPAPPVTPVACVPSPPPPPPPPPPPPPPPPPLPPPPVCSPPPSVSGAPLHHHHSSNPTVFAKYSTITRLQQKDKPLLPAQVPSPPPQAAKPQPGKDNGAWPPPDTTTTTTPPPPPPPPPPPPPPPASLPTPGSAMATLRRGPAAGAAVPHPPPPPLSSLHSNGFPPPPPSPGLPVAHVPPKPSNGFQRFPSPPPPDLSPSPPPQLLTQSAPPPPPPPPPPPPAPPAPPLPPQQPHAHTTPPPPPPPPPPPPPPASLQQVFPPSAPPKTFPFQMGRKPPGMVVLPTAVAPGPPPPPPPPPPPGPLASVPAKTQPPPTLPKQHSIGRAAASSLVKQLASQFPGAAATNHVDSAKAPQSPPTVKAKPKWQRGGVQTKSPEFPPPPPDNSLGFPPAPGPPPPPPPPPPPPAPGPGPGFGPGLPPPPPAPGPGRGFGPGLPPPPPAPAPGPGPGFGPGLPPPPPLPPATPPKSGGSPMKKSPTGAAKKPPPTPQRNSSFKADSSAEYNEARARLENLVGRQGSGSSGSAAAAAGPPAPPKPGKLNLGHLPPALQAKVGKVVTDFPSPPPLDNDSSFPPPPMDNDLPPPPPLPADLHGSASRVAVVNPQPQSSSSSSSSGGGNIWSAGRASLKKTPPPTLARRSNGAIPTAMEVHRPMSPPTSPKGQPNFMEDLHRTLRRKSGSRQGSFGSSSGGEPAITTTMDDMALPPPPPELLLDQQANGSNGGGYASGNISGYATLRRGPPPAPPKRDNGTKLTN
- the raph1b gene encoding ras-associated and pleckstrin homology domains-containing protein 1b isoform X5 — encoded protein: MEQVSDDELDHAAEEDSDKEDQDLDKMFGAWLGELDKLTQSLDDGRPQKIQNAPLRQETNLANFSYRFSMYNINEALNQGEPVDLDALMADLCTIENELSTIGKPGSSRASSTRQKAGGRGVGIAVATTGSGGGGGGGSSGGSTSSSTRASPAGSVRQGRPLASNLSLDDITAQLEKASLSMDEAARQTSSTTSSCSSSSSCSSSTTATNATAATRRPSASSLPPQQPPPQHRRTGSVGGGSEQGGRSAGHSSRSSASASSMDSLDMEKGPRGGPEKDEAPGAPTSQGTPGQSSTEHSYLDKETSLILKSIAGKPSHLLTKEEQAAKLKAEKIRVALEKIKEAQVKKLVIRVHLSDESSKTMMVDERQTVRQVLDSLLDKSHCGYSPDWALVETIPELQMERIFEDHENLVENLLNWTRDSQNKLMFIERIEKYALFKNPQNYLLGRKETSEMADRNKEALLEECFCGSSVCVPEIEGVLWLKDDGKKSWKKRYFLLRASGIYFVPKGKAKASRDLVCFLQLDHVNVYYGQDYRSKYKAPTDYCLALKHPQIQKKSQYIKYLCCDDVRTLHQWVNGIRIAKYGKQLYMNYQEAMKRTEAAYDWASLSSSSIRSACSSASIPESHSNHSSVTDSGLSDGTSSSHARSQSVVSSIFSEAWKRGTQMEENSRRSESSRASSISHTSHTSHSSHSHHQSSHPPPAPHTPQPPPQTPHTPQPHPPAPHTPQPHPPAPHTPQPHPPAPQVPQPQTVPQPPPVSHMPKPPPTHHIPQPPPAPYVPQPPPVLQSHQPPPTPHIPQPPPAPHTPQPPPAPHTPQPPPASHLPPAPPAPQAPQPPPAPHVPQPPPAPQAPQPPPAPPVAPTPPQTPPTAYVPPLPPTPQILQPPPPPLPTLSPAPPVTPVACVPSPPPPPPPPPPPPPPPPPLPPPPVCSPPPSVSGAPLHHHHSSNPTVFAKYSTITRLQQKDKPLLPAQVPSPPPQAAKPQPGKDNGAWPPPDTTTTTTPPPPPPPPPPPPPPPASLPTPGSAMATLRRGPAAGAAVPHPPPPPLSSLHSNGFPPPPPSPGLPVAHVPPKPSNGFQRFPSPPPPDLSPSPPPQLLTQSAPPPPPPPPPPPPAPPAPPLPPQQPHAHTTPPPPPPPPPPPPPPASLQQVFPPSAPPKTFPFQMGRKPPGMVVLPTAVAPGPPPPPPPPPPPGPLASVPAKTQPPPTLPKQHSIGRAAASSLVKQLASQFPGAAATNHVDSAKAPQSPPTVKAKPKWQRGGVQTKSPEFPPPPPDNSLGFPPAPGPPPPPPPPPPPPAPGPGPGFGPGLPPPPPAPGPGRGFGPGLPPPPPAPAPGPGPGFGPGLPPPPPLPPATPPKSGGSPMKKSPTGAAKKPPPTPQRNSSFKADSSAEYNEARARLENLVGRQGSGSSGSAAAAAGPPAPPKPGKLNLGHLPPALQAKVGKVVTDFPSPPPLDNDSSFPPPPMDNDLPPPPPLPADLHGSASRVAVVNPQPQSSSSSSSSGGGNIWSAGRASLKKTPPPTLARRSNGAIPTAMEVHRPMSPPTSPKGQPNFMEDLHRTLRRKSGSRQGSFGSSSGGEPAITTTMDDMALPPPPPELLLDQQANGSNGGGYASGNISGYATLRRGPPPAPPKRDNGTKLTN